A single window of Salmo trutta unplaced genomic scaffold, fSalTru1.1, whole genome shotgun sequence DNA harbors:
- the LOC115186594 gene encoding zinc finger protein 2 homolog, whose amino-acid sequence SGIKIHQRIKTGEKSYSCDQCGKRFCRSGQLTLHQRTHTGEKSYSCDQCGKSFTTSGSLTLHQRIHTGEKPYSCGQCGKSLAASGSLTLHQRIHTGEKPYSCGQCGKSFTQSGGLISHQRTHTGEKSYSCDKCGKSFTQSGSLILHQRTHTGEKSYSCDQCGKSFTTSGSLALHQRTHTGEKPYNCGQCGMSFTTSGSLTLHQRRHTGEKPYSCGQCGKSFAASGSLTLHQRIHTGEKSYSCGQCGKSFAASGSLTLHQRIHTGEKPYSCDECGKSFTASSNLTVHQRTHTGEKPYSCDQCGKSFAASGSLALHQRTHTGEKPYNCDQCGKSFTTSSQLTIHQRTHTGEKSYNCAQCGKSFTRPDSLKLHQRTHTG is encoded by the exons tcaggcattaaaattcatcagagaatcaagacaggagagaaatcttatagctgtgatcaatgtgggaagcgtttttGTCGATCTGGACAgctgacactacaccagagaacacacactggagagaaatcttatagctgtgatcaatgtgggaagagttttactacatctggctctctgactctacaccagagaatacacacaggagagaaaccttatagctgtggtcaatgtgggaagagtttggctgcatctggctctctgactctacaccagagaatacacacaggagagaaaccttatagctgtggtcaatgtgggaagagttttactcagtcaggcggcctgatatcacaccaaagaacacacacaggagagaaatcttatagctgtgataaatgtgggaagagttttactcagtcaggcagcctgatattacaccaaagaacacacacaggagagaaatcttatagctgtgatcaatgtgggaagagttttactacttctggctctctggctctacaccagagaacacacacaggagagaaaccttataactgtggtcaatgtgggatgagttttactacatctggctctctgactctacaccagagaagacacacaggagagaaaccttatagctgtggtcaatgtgggaagagttttgctgcatctggctctctgactctacaccagagaatacacacaggtgagaaatcttatagctgtggtcaatgtgggaagagttttgctgcatctggctctctgactctacaccagagaatacacacag gagagaaaccttatagctgtgatgaatgtgggaagagttttactgcatctagcaatctgactgtacaccaaagaacacacacaggagagaaaccttatagctgtgatcaatgtgggaagagttttgctgcatctggctctctggctctacaccagagaacacacacaggagagaaaccttataactgtgatcaatgtgggaagagttttactacatctagccagctgactatacaccagagaacacacacaggagagaaatcttataactgtgctcaatgtgggaagagttttactcggccagacagcctaaaattacaccagagaacacacacagga